From the Daucus carota subsp. sativus chromosome 8, DH1 v3.0, whole genome shotgun sequence genome, one window contains:
- the LOC108198336 gene encoding homeobox-leucine zipper protein MERISTEM L1-like, producing the protein MAKNEHFPATIDEMSSKEKHSEVETSHSREKALLESVVGPIEPDNPFIVEQASAAMEELLRMAQAGEPLWIPNTDNGIERLSKNEYLSIFPKGIELEPMEMKSEASRQSAIIFINHTKLVEILMDVKQWSTVFSGIVSRASTIDVVSNGMDGNYNGALQVMTADFHVLSPLVPTREYSFARYCKQIDNETWAVADVSLENLGPASITQSRRRPSGCMIQELPNGFSKVTWVEHVEVDDRNVHQLYKSLVNSGLAFGAKRWIITLYRQCARLLSFQSNNIHAEYVRVMLTPEGRKSMLKLAERMVLGYCNGVGVSTEHMWTMFCGEGATDAKIMTRKNTDDPRTPAGTVISAASSFWIPVPPKRVFDFLIDVRSRSKWDLLTKVGQVQPIVHIANGRDPSSRISLLCLHNPGKSNKYILQESCADSTASYVIYAPVDRISMNVVLSGGDPNYVDVLPWGFAILPDGPGKNLGGILEVGSGGSLLTVAFQIKIRSVPPENLTSGQVATINKLIQCTTKRIKNALVSDSNV; encoded by the exons ATGGCCAAGAATGAACATTTCCCTGCTACTATAGACGAGATGTCATCTAAAGAAAAACATTCGGAGGTTGAAACTAGTCATTCAAGAGAAAAG GCACTACTTGAGTCAGTTGTTGGGCCTATTGAGCCTGACAATCCCTTCATAGTTGAGCAAGCATCTGCAGCAATGGAGGAACTCCTTAGGATGGCTCAAGCTGGAGAACCCCTATGGATTCCAAACACAGACAATGGTATTGAACGTTTGAGTAAAAATGAGTACTTAAGTATTTTCCCCAAAGGGATCGAATTGGAACCTATGGAAATGAAATCTGAGGCATCGAGACAGTCTGCTATTATTTTCATCAATCATACCAAACTCGTGGAAATTTTGATGGATGTG AAACAATGGTCAACTGTTTTTTCTGGCATAGTTTCACGAGCATCGACCATTGACGTTGTTTCAAATGGCATGGATGGAAATTATAACGGAGCCTTACAAGTG ATGACAGCTGACTTTCACGTCTTATCACCACTTGTTCCAACTCGAGAATACTCCTTTGCGAGATACTGCAAACAAATTGATAATGAGACATGGGCAGTTGCTGATGTTTCCCTGGAAAATTTGGGTCCTGCATCCATAACTCAAAGTCGAAGAAGGCCATCAGGCTGTATGATTCAGGAATTGCCTAATGGTTTCTCGAAA GTTACATGGGTTGAACATGTGGAAGTTGATGATAGAAATGTTCATCAATTATACAAATCACTAGTTAACTCAGGTCTTGCATTTGGCGCAAAACGCTGGATAATAACACTATATAGGCAATGTGCACGCCTTTTAAGTTTCCAGTCAAACAATATTCATGCAGAATATGTGAGAG TGATGTTAACTCCTGAAGGGAGAAAGAGTATGCTTAAGCTAGCAGAGAGAATGGTGTTAGGCTATTGCAATGGTGTTGGAGTTTCTACTGAACATATGTGGACCATGTTTTGTGGTGAAGGTGCTACAGATGCTAAAATCATGACCAGAAAGAATACAGATGATCCACGCACACCAGCTGGTACTGTGATCAGCGCTGCATCTTCTTTCTGGATTCCAGTTCCTCCCAAAAGGGTTTTTGACTTCCTTATCGATGTGAGGTCAAGAAGCAAG TGGGACCTCTTAACCAAGGTTGGACAAGTACAACCAATTGTGCACATTGCTAATGGTCGTGATCCTAGTAGCCGAATATCCTTGTTGTGTTTACAT aaCCCAGGAAAAAGCAACAAATATATCCTACAAGAGAGCTGTGCGGATTCTACTGCATCATATGTCATATATGCTCCAGTTGACCGAATTTCTATGAATGTGGTCCTAAGTGGAGGTGATCCTAATTATGTTGATGTTCTCCCATGGGGATTTGCTATACTTCCTGATGGTCCTGGAAAGAATTTAGGAGGAATTCTAGAGGTCGGTTCTGGTGGATCCCTGCTAACTGTTGCATTTCAGATTAAAATTAGATCAGTTCCACCAGAAAATCTCACAAGTGGACAGGTGGCGACTATAAACAAGCTTATCCAATGCACAACAAAAAGGATAAAAAATGCACTAGTGTCTGATTCGAACGTCTGA